TGGTGATGCGCTGGCTGACTTTAGCAGAGAAGAGCACGATATGGCATTAAAATATGCCAGTACACGATGTGCTCAAGTCATGACAACACAACAAGTAATCCAAGCATGGATACAAGAATAAGATGCACTACCTCTAGAATAAAAATCATTTAACTTTCTGTATTTAAGATATAAAGAGCAGGTCATTGATCTGCTTTTTATATGGGTCGAAATGAATACTTATAATAGAAGATGGATGCAATTTATCATTATTTAATCAATAAAATATAATGGTTATCATTATGTATTTGATAATTACTTAATATTGAATATTAAAACTTATGTGTATATGATACACCGTTAAACACAAATGATAATAATTATCATATGTTAACCATTATACAAAATAATGTTGAAGAGTGACATTAATGAAGAGGGTCGCCATATGGTTCAGTTCAAGAATGCATCTAGTCGCAAAGTGCGTACATGTAAAAAGCAAAGAGAGGGATAATATGGGAGTTATTTTAAAACTTAATAATTAGCTCAGAGCTTATTTATAGGGTAGTAAGTTCTAATTTATAGATCAAATCATTTCCATAATTTTCAGGTAAATATAGTCAAAATAATTTTAAAAAATTCCTATATTTCTAGACATTAAGGTTCAGTAAGATGACGACAATATCAAAATCATTATTAAATGGATTACCGATAAAAAAATCGAGGGTACAAGTTTTTGAGATTTTAAATCAGAACCCACAAGGCTTAAGCGCGATAAGTATCTATGCGCAAATTAAAAATGAACATAAAATTACGTTAGGTACCATTTATCGAATTTTATCTGAGTTTGAAAACCGTAAAATCATTAAAAGGGTGTTTTTAGGAAAAAGTAAAAGTATTTATAAGCTTAGAAAAGACAAGATGAGCTGTAACCTCATTTCGCTCAAAACCTCTGAAGCCTTGAACTTTGAAAATGAGAAAGTTAAAGAATTACTTCATGAGGTTACGGATATTATTTTTGCAAACACCGGAGTCGACATTAGTAGTGTTGAACTTAATCTTTATACCGAATAAAAATCTTTTAAACTGTTATAAAAGTAAAGGACAGCTTCATACTGTCCTTTATGCATTCTTAAATGAGTTATTTAATGACTTTAATACGAGTCGTAGCCGGAATAATTAACGGTGAATCTTTAGAGTTTTGTGCAACATAGCTTTCAAGCGCATCAATATCTTGACCACCACCGACACGGTTTTGACCTTCTTTTAATACCGTGAAGTTGTCACCACCATCTGCCAAGAAGCTATTTACCGTCACACGGTATACTTTAGTGTCAACTAATGGTGAACCAGCAACCATGATGTTACTTGCTCGTGGTGAAACAGATGTATTTGCCGCATATTGGTAACTCAACTCTTTAGACGGCTGTAAAATTCTAGGTGAATTTGCATTTGCACCAGACCATTGCTGTTCAAGCACATCTCTAATCTGTTTACCGGTTAAGCTCAAAGTCACAATCGAGTTACCGAAAGGTTGAACTGCAAAAATATCACCAAACGTAATCTGGTTATTGCTGTTAATTAGTAGATCAGCACGTACACCACCCGGGTTCATTAACGTAAAATCCGAACCTTGATTACTTGCTTGAAGAGCAGCGGCTTGCTGTGCATCGGCAATCATATCACCTAGTGGGCTTTCACCACTTTCGACTTGTGTACGGCTCACAACGGCAGTAGAAGTTCCAACAACACGTCCAGAAATTGTGGTTACTGCTTGACGGTATTTATCTAAAATCGCTTCGATACTTGGTGTCTTACTAAATTTTTGATAGAGGTCTGTCAGACTTACAGTGGTTGTACCCGAAGTATAGGCCTCACTTTGAACCGGAATTTGTTTAGCATCTTTTTTAATGATATCGCCAGTTTTACCATCCAACTCCACCTTAATATCGGTAATAAGCGTGCCATATTGGCCAGCTGAGGTTAGTAAAAATGGTTTAGCTGGATTCTTGGTTGCATAATCACAAATATAAGACTGATGTGTATGCCCCGAAACAACAATATCAACTGCCGGATTTAACCGATCTAAAATACCTAAAATTGGCCCACTTAAGCCATCACATGTTTTTTGATTGAGTTTCGTACTTGGCGCTGCACCTTCATGGACAACGACGACAATCGCTTCAATACCTTGTTTTTGAAGTTCAGGAATTAACGCATTTACCGTATCCGCTTCATCACGGAATTCAACATCCTTAATACCCGCCGCTGAAACAATACTTGGAGTCGCTTTGAGTGTTAAACCAATAAAAGCTACAGGAATCCCGCCATAAGTTTTGACTTTATAGGCAGGAAAAATCGTTTTACTTGTATCATTTTTCATTGCCACGTTAGCTGCAAGGAAATTGAATTTTGCGCCGCTAAAGTTTTTATTAATTTGGCATGGGGCAGTGCTGGTATATTGTTGACAACCGCCATTTTGTAAACGACGCAATTCATCTGTACCACGGTCAAACTCATGATTTCCAACCGCATTAAAGTCAATTTGAATATCATTCATGACTTCAATAGTAGGCTCATCTAGAAATAACGAAGAAGTGAGTGGGGAAGCACTAATTAAGTCACCTGCTGACACAACAGCATTATTGGGATTTTGAGCTTTAAGTTTCTTAATTGCATCTGCAAAGTAACTCACACCACCGACAGGAATACGTACAGTTTGAGATGCATCATTTGGATTCGCTGCTTCAACGTAACGTTTAGGTGGTTCTAAATTTCCATGAAAGTCATTGAAAGCTAAAATATTTACGGTTTGGTTACTTCGCAGTGCTGGTGTGCTTGAATCATTGTCATCGTTATCATTACAGCCTACCAATAAGGCCATTGCCAGACATAAAGATGTTGTTTTAAATAGTATGTTTAAAGTCGTCATTTTTTTATCAATTGATGAATTAAGATGCATAAAAAATACGCATAGAGTATGAATATTTGATGAAAATTGAAACTGAATCAAAATAGAATGATCTTTAAAAAATTAATGTTAAGATGATGGTAGATATGGATAACTAGAAGGAAGTAAATAAGGCAAAAATAAATATTAATTTTAAGGTTTTCATAAAAAATTCATGAATTTGCAATAAAGCAGTTACAAAATGTCCGGTGGATAAAATCGGTTATATATTAATAAATTAATCTTTTTTATTCATTTTAACTTTTTTACCCAGTATAAGAGTCAAGAATGACATCATTGCCCACTTTAGCTAGCTCAAACCAGCACAATTTAGAAACATATCTTAATAGAGAACTCTCTTTATTAGAGTTTCATAAACGGGTGCTTGCTCAAGCCAAAGATATTGAACACCCATTACTGGAACGTTTGAATTTTTTAATTATTTTTTCACGTAATCTGGATGAGTTTTTTGAAATTCGTGTGGCAAGTTTAATCCAGAAAATTAGCTTGATGAGTCAGGCAACCGGACCAGAAGGTTTACCGTTAGTAGAAGTATTAAAGCAAATTTCCAAAAATGCTCATGAGGCGGTTGAAGAGCAATATAAAATCTTAAACTATACTTTGTTACCGCAACTCCAAGGCTATGGCGTTCATTTTATTCAGCACGGCGATATATTAGAAAAGCATAAAGAATGGATTAAAGAATACTTTTTTAAAGAAGTACAACCTGTAGTTACGCCAATCAGTCTAGATCCAGCACATCCATTTCCACGGCTGGTCAATAAAAGTCTAAACTTCATTGTAACTTTAGAAGGTAAAGACGCTTTTGGGCGTCAAATTGATTTAGCTATTGTGCCGGCACCGCGTTCGTTACCAAGACTTGTTAAAATTCCAGAACATATTTCTGGCGGTGCAGAGCATTACATTCTGCTCTCTGCTATTATCCATCAGCACATTTCGGATTTATTTCCGGGCATGAAAGCGACGGGCTGTCATCAATTTCGTGTAACTCGAAATGCCGATTTAACCGTTTCTGAAGATGTAGAGGATTTGGCTGCTGCTTTAAAAGGTGAATTATCTTCACGCCGTTTTGGCCAAGCAGTTCGTTTGGAAGTAGCAAAAAAATGTCCTGAAGAAATTGCTAACTATTTATTAGAGCAATTCGATTTAGATGCAGAACATCTTTACTACGTCGATGGCCCTGTTAATTTAGCCCGTTTTATCTCAAACTTTGATTTACCAGAGTTACGCTATAAACCATATCAACAAGTTTTGCCTCAGCTTTTATACACTAAAAAACCGATTTTTGATGTGTTAAAAGCAGGAGATGTTCTACTTCATCATCCATTTGATTCTTTTGCACCTGTTATCAAGTTCCTTCGGGAAGCTGCACAAGATCCAAATGTTTTAGCAATTAAACAAACCTTATACCGTAGTGGTGCCAACTCGGAAATCGTACAGCTACTTGCAGAAGCTGCGCGTAATGGTAAAGAAGTGACCGCGGTTATTGAGTTGCGGGCACGTTTTGATGAAGAATCAAATATTGAAGTCGCTAACGTTTTGCAAGAAGCTGGCGCCGTCGTGGTGTATGGCATTGTTGGCTATAAAACTCACGCTAAAATGATTTTAGTGGTTCGCCGTGAACAAGACAAAATCAAAAGATATGTGCATTTAGGTACAGGTAACTATCATGCAGTGAATGCCAAAATCTATACTGATTTTGGTTTGCTGACCAATGATGCGGAAATTTGTGAAGACGTCCATAAAATTTTCCAAGAACTGACCGGTATGGGCAAAATGGCAAAGCTTAAAAAACTTTTTCATGCGCCATTTACCTTACATTCTCAACTGTTAGAACTTATTGAACAAGAAGTTAAAAATAGCCTTGCTGGTAAAAAAGCACACATCATCATTAAAGTGAATGCGCTTACTGAACCACAGCTCATTAGCGCGCTTTATAAAGCATCACAAGCTGGTGTAAAAATTGATTTAATTATTCGTTCAATTTGCTGCTTAAGACCACAAGTTGCAGGGCTCTCAGAGAATATTCGAGTACGTTCAATCGTTGGTCGTTATTTGGAGCATACGCGGGTTTACTATTTTTATAATGATGGCGATACAAAAGTTTATTGTGCAAGTGCAGACTGGATGGAACGTAATTTGTTCTCTCGTATTGAAACCTGCTTCCCAATTGAAAATAAAAAATTAAAGAAACAAGTCATTGAAGATGGTCTAAATAACTATTTAAAAGACAATCGTCAAGCATGGGAATTACAGGCTGATGGAACATGGGTGCAATGTCATCCTAAGCCGGAAGAAGAACTTTATATTGCACAGCAACACTTGATGAACTTAGCTGGGTAAGGCATAAGTCATAACAGAACATTGACCTGTTATGACTTTTCAAATGCTTTTGAAAGATCAGGATTTATTAAAATTTGGACAAAAAACACAATTATCGAACAATATCTTGTTCCGAGCTTATCTACAAACGTGGCATTTTTAATTAGAATAAATTTTTAATTGCCTTATGAGATTTAATCAAGTGATTCATTTCACGAGATTAATACTGACTGGAGTAAAATTTATGCAATGGACAAAACCAGCTTTCACTGATTTACGTATTGGTTTTGAAGTAACAATGTACTTTGAAGCACGTTAATCATTTCTATTCAAATCTGTCATAAGCCCTAGTCTTGTTCTAGGGCTTATGTCTTTCTAATAAGATATTAATTTTATGCATATTTATATTTTAGGTTCAGCAGCTGGAGGCGGTTTCCCTCAGTGGAACTGTAATTGTCCTAATTGTCATGGTGTTCGTACAGGTACGATTAATGCCAAAGTGCGTACTCAATCTTCAATTGCAATTTCAGAAAACGGCGTAGACTGGATTTTATTAAACGCATCACCAGATATCCGTCAACAATTATTTGATTTTAAAGCGGCTCAACCAGCGCGAAAGTTACGTGATACTGGTATTACCAATGTTATTTTAATGGATAGCCAACTTGACCATACCACTGGACTTTTAACTTTACGTGAAGGCTGTCCAATGAATGTGTGGTGTACTGAAATGGTCTATCAAGATCTCACCACGGGTTTTCCGGTATTCAATATGCTGAAACACTGGAATGGTGGTCTTCAATATCATCAAATTGATCCTAAACAAGCTTTTAAAATTGATGGTTTCGAAAATTTAGAATTTTTACCCTTAATTATTCAAAGCGCGGCACCCCCATATTCTCCACATCGCCATGACCCGCATGAGGGCGATAATATTGCCTTGATTATTAAAGATCATAAAACGCAAAAACAGTTGTTCTATGCGCCGGGTTTGGGAAAGATTGATGATCAAATCATGCAGATTATGCAAGATTCTGACTGCGTCATGATTGATGGCACACTATGGACAGATGATGAAATGCAGCAAACCGGTGTAGGGAAAAAAACTGGCCGTGAAATGGGGCATTTATACATTAGTGGTGAAGGCGGTTCGTTATCTTACTTAAACCAACTTAGTACACCAAAGAAAGTGCTAATTCATATTAACAATACCAATCCGATTTTAAATGAAGACTCTACTCAATTTGCTGAACTAAAAGCAAATGGTGTAGAAGTTGCCTTTGATGGCA
The window above is part of the Acinetobacter baumannii genome. Proteins encoded here:
- a CDS encoding transcriptional repressor, with protein sequence MTTISKSLLNGLPIKKSRVQVFEILNQNPQGLSAISIYAQIKNEHKITLGTIYRILSEFENRKIIKRVFLGKSKSIYKLRKDKMSCNLISLKTSEALNFENEKVKELLHEVTDIIFANTGVDISSVELNLYTE
- a CDS encoding bifunctional metallophosphatase/5'-nucleotidase, whose amino-acid sequence is MTTLNILFKTTSLCLAMALLVGCNDNDDNDSSTPALRSNQTVNILAFNDFHGNLEPPKRYVEAANPNDASQTVRIPVGGVSYFADAIKKLKAQNPNNAVVSAGDLISASPLTSSLFLDEPTIEVMNDIQIDFNAVGNHEFDRGTDELRRLQNGGCQQYTSTAPCQINKNFSGAKFNFLAANVAMKNDTSKTIFPAYKVKTYGGIPVAFIGLTLKATPSIVSAAGIKDVEFRDEADTVNALIPELQKQGIEAIVVVVHEGAAPSTKLNQKTCDGLSGPILGILDRLNPAVDIVVSGHTHQSYICDYATKNPAKPFLLTSAGQYGTLITDIKVELDGKTGDIIKKDAKQIPVQSEAYTSGTTTVSLTDLYQKFSKTPSIEAILDKYRQAVTTISGRVVGTSTAVVSRTQVESGESPLGDMIADAQQAAALQASNQGSDFTLMNPGGVRADLLINSNNQITFGDIFAVQPFGNSIVTLSLTGKQIRDVLEQQWSGANANSPRILQPSKELSYQYAANTSVSPRASNIMVAGSPLVDTKVYRVTVNSFLADGGDNFTVLKEGQNRVGGGQDIDALESYVAQNSKDSPLIIPATTRIKVIK
- the ppk1 gene encoding polyphosphate kinase 1; this translates as MTSLPTLASSNQHNLETYLNRELSLLEFHKRVLAQAKDIEHPLLERLNFLIIFSRNLDEFFEIRVASLIQKISLMSQATGPEGLPLVEVLKQISKNAHEAVEEQYKILNYTLLPQLQGYGVHFIQHGDILEKHKEWIKEYFFKEVQPVVTPISLDPAHPFPRLVNKSLNFIVTLEGKDAFGRQIDLAIVPAPRSLPRLVKIPEHISGGAEHYILLSAIIHQHISDLFPGMKATGCHQFRVTRNADLTVSEDVEDLAAALKGELSSRRFGQAVRLEVAKKCPEEIANYLLEQFDLDAEHLYYVDGPVNLARFISNFDLPELRYKPYQQVLPQLLYTKKPIFDVLKAGDVLLHHPFDSFAPVIKFLREAAQDPNVLAIKQTLYRSGANSEIVQLLAEAARNGKEVTAVIELRARFDEESNIEVANVLQEAGAVVVYGIVGYKTHAKMILVVRREQDKIKRYVHLGTGNYHAVNAKIYTDFGLLTNDAEICEDVHKIFQELTGMGKMAKLKKLFHAPFTLHSQLLELIEQEVKNSLAGKKAHIIIKVNALTEPQLISALYKASQAGVKIDLIIRSICCLRPQVAGLSENIRVRSIVGRYLEHTRVYYFYNDGDTKVYCASADWMERNLFSRIETCFPIENKKLKKQVIEDGLNNYLKDNRQAWELQADGTWVQCHPKPEEELYIAQQHLMNLAG
- the pqqA gene encoding pyrroloquinoline quinone precursor peptide PqqA, whose protein sequence is MQWTKPAFTDLRIGFEVTMYFEAR
- the pqqB gene encoding pyrroloquinoline quinone biosynthesis protein PqqB; the encoded protein is MHIYILGSAAGGGFPQWNCNCPNCHGVRTGTINAKVRTQSSIAISENGVDWILLNASPDIRQQLFDFKAAQPARKLRDTGITNVILMDSQLDHTTGLLTLREGCPMNVWCTEMVYQDLTTGFPVFNMLKHWNGGLQYHQIDPKQAFKIDGFENLEFLPLIIQSAAPPYSPHRHDPHEGDNIALIIKDHKTQKQLFYAPGLGKIDDQIMQIMQDSDCVMIDGTLWTDDEMQQTGVGKKTGREMGHLYISGEGGSLSYLNQLSTPKKVLIHINNTNPILNEDSTQFAELKANGVEVAFDGMQIEL